One segment of Panicum virgatum strain AP13 chromosome 3K, P.virgatum_v5, whole genome shotgun sequence DNA contains the following:
- the LOC120699336 gene encoding AB hydrolase superfamily protein YfhM-like — protein sequence MNQEIEHSYLPIRGLKLHIAHLGKGEVGTLLFIHGFPEVWYSWRHQMVAAAAAGFRAIAPDLPGYGLSNPPSDLAQASWEGLIKDLLSILDSLAISKVFLVAKDFGAKPAFDLALCHPDRVCGVVTFGVPPLVESLSLSGLPEGFYKYRWREPGRAESDFGRFDVRRIMRTIYILFSRSEIPVAKLGQEIMDLVDDSTPMPYWFGEEDLSAYTNLYEKSGFITALQIPYRTKPAKAEYAKPRFEMPMFVIMGQKDYILKFPALKDYISSEKLKEIAPDHEITYIPEGSHFVQEQFPELVNQLMIDFLCKHA from the exons ATGAATCAGGAGATAGAACACTCCTACTTGCCCATCAGAGGGCTCAAGCTGCATATAGCTCATCTTGGAAAAG GTGAAGTTGGGACCTTGCTCTTTATTCATGGCTTCCCTGAGGTATGGTACTCCTGGAGGCACCAAATGgttgcagcagcggcagctggGTTCCGTGCAATTGCTCCTGATCTCCCCGGCTATGGCCTCTCAAATCCACCTTCTGACTTAGCACAAGCATCATGGGAGGGCTTGATCAAAGATCTCCTATCGATTCTTGATTCTCTGGCCATTTCTAAG GTATTCCTTGTTGCAAAGGATTTTGGTGCCAAGCCAGCATTTGATCTTGCTCTCTGCCACCCAGACCGTGTATGTGGAGTTGTGACCTTTGGAGTGCCTCCTCTCGTGGAAAGCCTCAGTCTTAGTGGACTTCCTGAGGGATTCTACAAATACAGATGGAGG GAGCCTGGAAGAGCAGAGTCTGATTTTGGCCGGTTTGATGTGAGGAGGATCATGCGCACAATCTACATCCTCTTCTCGAGGAGTGAAATTCCTGTTGCCAAGCTAGGACAAGAGATTATGGACCTTGTAGATGACTCAACACCGATGCCTTATTGGTTCGGGGAAGAAGACCTCTCTGCTTACACTAACCTGTATGAAAAATCAGGTTTCATCACGGCCTTACAAATTCCGTACAG GACCAAACCTGCAAAAGCTGAATATGCTAAGCCAAGGTTTGAAATGCCAATGTTTGTAATAATGGGTCAGAAGGACTACATCCTCAAATTTCCAGCACTAAAGGACTACATTTCAAGTGAAAAGCTGAAAGAAATAGCCCCAGACCATGAGATTACTTACATTCCAGAAGGATCCCATTTTGTTCAAGAGCAATTTCCTGAACTTGTCAATCAGCTTATGATAGACTTCCTCTGTAAGCATGCATGA